A single Cucumis melo cultivar AY chromosome 4, USDA_Cmelo_AY_1.0, whole genome shotgun sequence DNA region contains:
- the LOC103486952 gene encoding calmodulin binding protein PICBP isoform X1 translates to MIDLDSHHHSQSEEDCRNEDDGISSLDKSAAREQKSEFSLGIISSSSSSSSSSSSSSSSSSDETTPSSILDSAPNFMKTTTSSEARRKYYQKSNRSGSKPSRTLTRMSSSRFKRTLIRKSTDERELEFPVSSRKSKLENQNIGQQKSNSTISGIMLTRKPSLKPVRKLAKLAASKSKKCSNMEISELHPESCVEKATCSSAFKGSKFPDNIELQPGEEKESEKLAVKKICPYSYCSLHGHSHGNAPPLKRFKSIRKRALRAKNNKSESEPPVRAKQSGNRKKGIRASKMVDRERSVANEMMNADMLVFAAEEESDPSVFRDIDTGELSNMKESKLDAGECNLKDSSGSSAFGYEEMEHQREADENLKEDLAVEIDSLSRTSSSSSISLNFTAEVQEINPKYVRMWQLVYKNVVDSDSGNVGNELPILQVKETSKEVDNKLLVDTNSNSFKLVSNVDQEGADVSPNAAAAYRKLELFKNEAIKLVQEAFDRILLPEIQEQQSLPRDWNSEEKLPERIPAEVRGSNFLMSSSSTHSAGEDLAQDAEEMRTKVENSPSIEEKKTMPIENRNPSGPKRWSNLKKLILLKRFVKALEKVKKINPQKQPRFLSLKPDPEGEKVHLQRQTTEERKNNEEWMLDYALQQVISKLQPAQKKRVSLLVEAFETVLPVPGVEAHIKTKVASDGTDKDSERQNSAHNTLFGNLLNTKNIVKASAGQANNIAKVGNRNSMTSSIKNEANSEHLGKPEQDQAIHETTGIGWRVGDIAVEKEVNVKGSYPESVDICLPEANDAILDSEAAKKPKDTSYEEVSVNGKLLKISKNVIARLNTELLHNENLEPDQKISKSDGLIGVTSGVSDISKSLSSEEYETSAAARSLTREEHEKSTEVNNLELSISANELLEKTRAAIFDRSRIAQSKLASTQAKSVTPEEINAASSIGEASEKRFEEKKNSMWFLIYKHMASSIDAEDGSKTLVSEETDKDEKEFSSRKQNMELENNFVNDPDVELQCIEAIKLVNEAIDEIPLPENNTSPHDGSLSSNLIRDQGLFLEEKQDASEIKDRKGEAYDTTDSNVDEGSTNSVDLNSQDDGKEPKFGSKDNRQVLKNWSNLKKVILLKRFVKAMEKVKKFNPRKPNFLPLMQDAESEKVQLRHQDTEDRKNAEEWMLDYALQQAVAKLTPARKRKVELLVQAFETVNPTISK, encoded by the exons ATGATCGACCTCGATTCTCATCACCACTCGCAATCAGAAGAAGATTGTAGAAATGAAGATGATGGAATCTCAAGCTTGGATAAATCCGCGGCTAGAGAACAGAAATCTGAGTTTAGTTTGGGtatcatttcttcttcttcttcttcttcttcttcttcttcatcatcatcgtcATCAAGCTCTGATGAGACTACTCCAAGTTCAATTTTAGATTCGGCCCCAAATTTCATGAAGACCACTACCAGCTCGGAAGCGAGAAGGAAGTATTACCAG AAATCAAATCGCTCTGGTTCAAAGCCTTCCAGAACTTTGACAAGAATGTCGAGTTCTAGATTCAAAAGAACACTGATCAGGAAGTCTACCGATGAGCGAGAATTGGAATTTCCAGTAAGTTCTCGCAAATCTAAATTGGAGAATCAGAATATTGGGCAACAAAAATCGAATTCGACGATCTCAGGGATAATGTTAACTAGAAAGCCATCACTTAAACCTGTAAGGAAGTTAGCGAAATTGGCTGCTTCTAAGTCCAAGAAATGTTCAAATATGGAAATATCTGAGTTACATCCAGAATCTTGTGTTGAAAAGGCCACATGTTCTTCGGCCTTCAAGGGTTCTAAGTTTCCTGATAACATTGAACTCCAACCAGGAGAAGAGAAAGAATCTGAAAAACTTGCGGTGAAGAAGATTTGTCCTTATAGCTATTGTTCCCTCCATGGTCATTCTCATGGAAATGCCCCTCCATTGAAGCGTTTCAAGTCTATAAGGAAACGTGCTTTGAGAGCTAAAAATAACAAGAGTGAGAGTGAACCGCCTGTTCGAGCCAAACAATCTGGAAATAGGAAGAAAGGTATTCGAGCAAGCAAAATGGTCGACAGAGAAAGATCAGTAGCTAATGAGATGATGAACGCAGACATGTTAGTATTTGCTGCAGAGGAAGAATCTGATCCTAGTGTTTTTAGGGATATCGATACGGGAGAATTATCCAATATGAAGGAAAGTAAATTGGATGCGGGTGAATGCAACTTGAAGGACAGTTCGGGATCTTCTGCTTTTGGTTATGAGGAAATGGAACATCAGAGGGAAGCTGATGAAAATCTAAAGGAAGATTTGGCAGTGGAGATCGATAGTTTATCGCGTACGAGTTCCAGCTCTAGTATCAGCTTAAATTTTACAGCAGAAGTGCAGGAGATAAATCCAAAGTACGTCAGAATGTGGCAGTTGGTATATAAGAATGTAGTGGACAGTGACTCTGGCAATGTTGGTAATGAACTGCCTATTCTTCAGGTGAAGGAAACTTCAAAGGAAGTTGACAACAAATTGCTTGTAGATACCAATTCCAACTCCTTTAAGCTTGTCTCCAATGTCGATCAGGAAGGAGCAGATGTGTCTCCTAATGCAGCAGCAGCCTATAGAAAACTAGAACTCTTCAAGAACGAAGCTATTAAGCTAGTGCAAGAAGCTTTTGATAGAATACTTCTCCCAGAGATTCAAGAACAACAATCTCTACCTCGTGACTGGAATTCAGAAGAGAAGCTGCCGGAAAGGATTCCGGCTGAAGTTAGAGGATCAAACTTCTTAATGTCTTCTTCCAGTACTCATTCTGCAGGGGAGGATCTTGCACAAGATGCAGAAGAAATGCGAACGAAAGTTGAAAATTCGCCATCTAtcgaagaaaagaaaacaatgcCAATTGAGAACAGGAATCCGTCAGGACCTAAGAGATGGAGTAACCTTAAAAAGTTAATTCTTCTCAAGAGATTTGTCAAGGCTTTGGAGAAAGTAAAAAAGATTAACCCACAGAAGCAGCCACGTTTTCTATCACTCAAGCCTGACCCAGAAGGAGAGAAGGTTCATCTTCAACGTCAAACGACAGAAGAACGGAAAAACAATGAGGAATGGATGCTTGATTATGCATTACAACAGGTTATCTCAAAATTACAACCAGCTCAGAAGAAGAGAGTTTCTCTGCTTGTAGAAGCTTTCGAAACAGTTCTTCCAGTGCCTGGAGTTGAGGCTCACATCAAGACCAAAGTAGCTTCTGATGGAACTGATAAAGATAGTGAACGTCAAAATAGTGCTCATAATACCCTTTTTGGGAATCTTTTGAACACGAAGAATATTGTCAAAGCGTCTGCAGGCCAAGCAAACAATATAGCCAAGGTCGGAAATAGGAATTCCATGACATCCTCTATTAAAAATGAAGCAAACTCGGAACATCTTGGGAAACCAGAACAAGATCAAGCTATTCATGAAACTACTGGTATAGGGTGGAGAGTAGGGGACATTGCGGTAGAAAAAGAGGTCAATGTGAAAGGATCCTATCCTGAGTCAGTCGACATATGTTTGCCAGAGGCCAATGATGCCATATTAGACAGTGAGGCCGCCAAGAAGCCAAAAGACACTAGCTATGAAGAAGTTTCAGTAAATGGAAAACTTCTAAAGATTTCCAAAAATGTAATTGCACGTTTAAACACTGAACTACTTCATAATGAAAATCTGGAACCTGATCAAAAAATATCCAAAAGTGATGGTTTGATCGGTGTAACTAGTGGAGTATCTGATATATCCAAAAGCCTCTCTTCAGAAGAATATGAGACATCAGCAGCAGCTAGAAGCCTTACTCGTGAAGAACATGAGAAATCAACTGAAGTCAATAATTTAGAACTTTCCATCTCAGCCAATGAACTACTGGAAAAAACAAGGGCGGCTATATTCGATAGAAGTCGGATAGCTCAATCAAAACTCGCTTCCACACAAGCAAAATCTGTTACTCCCGAGGAAATCAATGCTGCTTCCAGCATTGGTGAAGCAAGTGAAAAACGGtttgaggaaaagaaaaatagcatGTGGTTCTTGATATACAAGCACATGGCTTCAAGCATTGATGCTGAAGATGGTTCAAAGACTCTTGTTAGTGAGGAGACTGACAAGGATGAAAAGGAATTTTCCTCAAGAAAACAAAATATGGAATTGGAAAACAACTTTGTGAATGACCCAGATGTGGAACTCCAATGCATTGAAGCCATAAAGCTCGTAAACGAAGCAATTGATGAGATTCCTCTTCCAGAAAACAATACCTCGCCCCATGATGGATCGTTGTCCAGCAACTTGATTAGAGACCAAGGATTATTCCTAGAAGAGAAACAAGATGCCTCTGAGATAAAAGACAGAAAAGGGGAAGCATACGATACTACTGATTCTAATGTTGATGAAGGATCAACGAATTCTGTTGATTTAAACAGCCAGGATGATGGAAAAGAGCCAAAGTTTGGAAGCAAAGACAATCGGCAAGTTCTAAAGAATTGGAGCAATTTGAAAAAAGTAATTCTTTTGAAGAGATTTGTCAAAGCAATGGAGAAAGTAAAGAAATTCAACCCAAGAAAACCAAATTTTTTGCCTTTGATGCAAGATGCAGAATCAGAAAAAGTTCAACTGAGGCATCAAGACACAGAAGATAGAAAGAATGCAGAGGAATGGATGCTTGATTACGCACTTCAGCAGGCCGTGGCCAAACTCACTCCTGCTCGTAAGCGAAAAGTCGAGTTACTCGTACAAGCTTTCGAGACAGTGAATCCAACAATTAGTAAGTGA
- the LOC103486952 gene encoding calmodulin binding protein PICBP isoform X2 translates to MIDLDSHHHSQSEEDCRNEDDGISSLDKSAAREQKSEFSLDSAPNFMKTTTSSEARRKYYQKSNRSGSKPSRTLTRMSSSRFKRTLIRKSTDERELEFPVSSRKSKLENQNIGQQKSNSTISGIMLTRKPSLKPVRKLAKLAASKSKKCSNMEISELHPESCVEKATCSSAFKGSKFPDNIELQPGEEKESEKLAVKKICPYSYCSLHGHSHGNAPPLKRFKSIRKRALRAKNNKSESEPPVRAKQSGNRKKGIRASKMVDRERSVANEMMNADMLVFAAEEESDPSVFRDIDTGELSNMKESKLDAGECNLKDSSGSSAFGYEEMEHQREADENLKEDLAVEIDSLSRTSSSSSISLNFTAEVQEINPKYVRMWQLVYKNVVDSDSGNVGNELPILQVKETSKEVDNKLLVDTNSNSFKLVSNVDQEGADVSPNAAAAYRKLELFKNEAIKLVQEAFDRILLPEIQEQQSLPRDWNSEEKLPERIPAEVRGSNFLMSSSSTHSAGEDLAQDAEEMRTKVENSPSIEEKKTMPIENRNPSGPKRWSNLKKLILLKRFVKALEKVKKINPQKQPRFLSLKPDPEGEKVHLQRQTTEERKNNEEWMLDYALQQVISKLQPAQKKRVSLLVEAFETVLPVPGVEAHIKTKVASDGTDKDSERQNSAHNTLFGNLLNTKNIVKASAGQANNIAKVGNRNSMTSSIKNEANSEHLGKPEQDQAIHETTGIGWRVGDIAVEKEVNVKGSYPESVDICLPEANDAILDSEAAKKPKDTSYEEVSVNGKLLKISKNVIARLNTELLHNENLEPDQKISKSDGLIGVTSGVSDISKSLSSEEYETSAAARSLTREEHEKSTEVNNLELSISANELLEKTRAAIFDRSRIAQSKLASTQAKSVTPEEINAASSIGEASEKRFEEKKNSMWFLIYKHMASSIDAEDGSKTLVSEETDKDEKEFSSRKQNMELENNFVNDPDVELQCIEAIKLVNEAIDEIPLPENNTSPHDGSLSSNLIRDQGLFLEEKQDASEIKDRKGEAYDTTDSNVDEGSTNSVDLNSQDDGKEPKFGSKDNRQVLKNWSNLKKVILLKRFVKAMEKVKKFNPRKPNFLPLMQDAESEKVQLRHQDTEDRKNAEEWMLDYALQQAVAKLTPARKRKVELLVQAFETVNPTISK, encoded by the exons ATGATCGACCTCGATTCTCATCACCACTCGCAATCAGAAGAAGATTGTAGAAATGAAGATGATGGAATCTCAAGCTTGGATAAATCCGCGGCTAGAGAACAGAAATCTGAGTTTAGTTTGG ATTCGGCCCCAAATTTCATGAAGACCACTACCAGCTCGGAAGCGAGAAGGAAGTATTACCAG AAATCAAATCGCTCTGGTTCAAAGCCTTCCAGAACTTTGACAAGAATGTCGAGTTCTAGATTCAAAAGAACACTGATCAGGAAGTCTACCGATGAGCGAGAATTGGAATTTCCAGTAAGTTCTCGCAAATCTAAATTGGAGAATCAGAATATTGGGCAACAAAAATCGAATTCGACGATCTCAGGGATAATGTTAACTAGAAAGCCATCACTTAAACCTGTAAGGAAGTTAGCGAAATTGGCTGCTTCTAAGTCCAAGAAATGTTCAAATATGGAAATATCTGAGTTACATCCAGAATCTTGTGTTGAAAAGGCCACATGTTCTTCGGCCTTCAAGGGTTCTAAGTTTCCTGATAACATTGAACTCCAACCAGGAGAAGAGAAAGAATCTGAAAAACTTGCGGTGAAGAAGATTTGTCCTTATAGCTATTGTTCCCTCCATGGTCATTCTCATGGAAATGCCCCTCCATTGAAGCGTTTCAAGTCTATAAGGAAACGTGCTTTGAGAGCTAAAAATAACAAGAGTGAGAGTGAACCGCCTGTTCGAGCCAAACAATCTGGAAATAGGAAGAAAGGTATTCGAGCAAGCAAAATGGTCGACAGAGAAAGATCAGTAGCTAATGAGATGATGAACGCAGACATGTTAGTATTTGCTGCAGAGGAAGAATCTGATCCTAGTGTTTTTAGGGATATCGATACGGGAGAATTATCCAATATGAAGGAAAGTAAATTGGATGCGGGTGAATGCAACTTGAAGGACAGTTCGGGATCTTCTGCTTTTGGTTATGAGGAAATGGAACATCAGAGGGAAGCTGATGAAAATCTAAAGGAAGATTTGGCAGTGGAGATCGATAGTTTATCGCGTACGAGTTCCAGCTCTAGTATCAGCTTAAATTTTACAGCAGAAGTGCAGGAGATAAATCCAAAGTACGTCAGAATGTGGCAGTTGGTATATAAGAATGTAGTGGACAGTGACTCTGGCAATGTTGGTAATGAACTGCCTATTCTTCAGGTGAAGGAAACTTCAAAGGAAGTTGACAACAAATTGCTTGTAGATACCAATTCCAACTCCTTTAAGCTTGTCTCCAATGTCGATCAGGAAGGAGCAGATGTGTCTCCTAATGCAGCAGCAGCCTATAGAAAACTAGAACTCTTCAAGAACGAAGCTATTAAGCTAGTGCAAGAAGCTTTTGATAGAATACTTCTCCCAGAGATTCAAGAACAACAATCTCTACCTCGTGACTGGAATTCAGAAGAGAAGCTGCCGGAAAGGATTCCGGCTGAAGTTAGAGGATCAAACTTCTTAATGTCTTCTTCCAGTACTCATTCTGCAGGGGAGGATCTTGCACAAGATGCAGAAGAAATGCGAACGAAAGTTGAAAATTCGCCATCTAtcgaagaaaagaaaacaatgcCAATTGAGAACAGGAATCCGTCAGGACCTAAGAGATGGAGTAACCTTAAAAAGTTAATTCTTCTCAAGAGATTTGTCAAGGCTTTGGAGAAAGTAAAAAAGATTAACCCACAGAAGCAGCCACGTTTTCTATCACTCAAGCCTGACCCAGAAGGAGAGAAGGTTCATCTTCAACGTCAAACGACAGAAGAACGGAAAAACAATGAGGAATGGATGCTTGATTATGCATTACAACAGGTTATCTCAAAATTACAACCAGCTCAGAAGAAGAGAGTTTCTCTGCTTGTAGAAGCTTTCGAAACAGTTCTTCCAGTGCCTGGAGTTGAGGCTCACATCAAGACCAAAGTAGCTTCTGATGGAACTGATAAAGATAGTGAACGTCAAAATAGTGCTCATAATACCCTTTTTGGGAATCTTTTGAACACGAAGAATATTGTCAAAGCGTCTGCAGGCCAAGCAAACAATATAGCCAAGGTCGGAAATAGGAATTCCATGACATCCTCTATTAAAAATGAAGCAAACTCGGAACATCTTGGGAAACCAGAACAAGATCAAGCTATTCATGAAACTACTGGTATAGGGTGGAGAGTAGGGGACATTGCGGTAGAAAAAGAGGTCAATGTGAAAGGATCCTATCCTGAGTCAGTCGACATATGTTTGCCAGAGGCCAATGATGCCATATTAGACAGTGAGGCCGCCAAGAAGCCAAAAGACACTAGCTATGAAGAAGTTTCAGTAAATGGAAAACTTCTAAAGATTTCCAAAAATGTAATTGCACGTTTAAACACTGAACTACTTCATAATGAAAATCTGGAACCTGATCAAAAAATATCCAAAAGTGATGGTTTGATCGGTGTAACTAGTGGAGTATCTGATATATCCAAAAGCCTCTCTTCAGAAGAATATGAGACATCAGCAGCAGCTAGAAGCCTTACTCGTGAAGAACATGAGAAATCAACTGAAGTCAATAATTTAGAACTTTCCATCTCAGCCAATGAACTACTGGAAAAAACAAGGGCGGCTATATTCGATAGAAGTCGGATAGCTCAATCAAAACTCGCTTCCACACAAGCAAAATCTGTTACTCCCGAGGAAATCAATGCTGCTTCCAGCATTGGTGAAGCAAGTGAAAAACGGtttgaggaaaagaaaaatagcatGTGGTTCTTGATATACAAGCACATGGCTTCAAGCATTGATGCTGAAGATGGTTCAAAGACTCTTGTTAGTGAGGAGACTGACAAGGATGAAAAGGAATTTTCCTCAAGAAAACAAAATATGGAATTGGAAAACAACTTTGTGAATGACCCAGATGTGGAACTCCAATGCATTGAAGCCATAAAGCTCGTAAACGAAGCAATTGATGAGATTCCTCTTCCAGAAAACAATACCTCGCCCCATGATGGATCGTTGTCCAGCAACTTGATTAGAGACCAAGGATTATTCCTAGAAGAGAAACAAGATGCCTCTGAGATAAAAGACAGAAAAGGGGAAGCATACGATACTACTGATTCTAATGTTGATGAAGGATCAACGAATTCTGTTGATTTAAACAGCCAGGATGATGGAAAAGAGCCAAAGTTTGGAAGCAAAGACAATCGGCAAGTTCTAAAGAATTGGAGCAATTTGAAAAAAGTAATTCTTTTGAAGAGATTTGTCAAAGCAATGGAGAAAGTAAAGAAATTCAACCCAAGAAAACCAAATTTTTTGCCTTTGATGCAAGATGCAGAATCAGAAAAAGTTCAACTGAGGCATCAAGACACAGAAGATAGAAAGAATGCAGAGGAATGGATGCTTGATTACGCACTTCAGCAGGCCGTGGCCAAACTCACTCCTGCTCGTAAGCGAAAAGTCGAGTTACTCGTACAAGCTTTCGAGACAGTGAATCCAACAATTAGTAAGTGA
- the LOC103486950 gene encoding probable calcium-binding protein CML35, with protein MKMKKQKTKVSEGSFREVAQEKGQYTIFRILHHLTPPSSSSHNLSSKQISNSKTPNHIQIFISPNMKLLKSFNPNRLFSSKSHRSKLSRSQPPSFGSASSSTSSAGTPTSVLPSLDWADFSDPTLSRKELKALLGLIGAEPPSEEEIKIMMGEMDRVGPACHSELRDTFEIFDADHDGRITAEELFSVFTAMGDEGCTLEDCRRMIAGVDKNGDGFVCFDDFARMMDCQR; from the coding sequence atgaaaatgaaaaaacaaaaaacaaaagtctCGGAAGGAAGTTTCCGGGAAGTTGCACAAGAGAAGGGGCAGTACACAATTTTCCGAATTCTCCACCATTTAACCCccccttcatcttcttcacacaACTTGTCCTCAAAACAAATTTCCAATTCCAAAACCCCAAATCacattcaaattttcatttccCCCAATATGAAGCTTCTCAAATCCTTCAACCCCAACCGTCTCTTCTCTTCCAAGTCCCACCGCTCCAAACTCTCCCGATCTCAACCTCCTTCTTTCGGCTCCGCCTCCTCCTCCACCTCCTCCGCCGGAACCCCCACCAGCGTCTTGCCGTCCCTCGACTGGGCCGATTTCTCCGACCCCACTCTCTCTCGTAAAGAACTGAAGGCTCTACTCGGCCTAATCGGAGCCGAACCGCCGAGTGAGGAAGAGATTAAGATCATGATGGGCGAAATGGACCGGGTTGGACCGGCTTGCCACTCCGAGTTACGTGATACGTTTGAGATATTCGACGCCGACCACGACGGGAGAATTACGGCGGAGGAGCTCTTTAGTGTGTTCACGGCGATGGGAGACGAGGGGTGCACGTTAGAGGATTGCCGGCGTATGATAGCAGGTGTAGACAAAAATGGAGATGGGTTCGTCTGCTTCGACGACTTTGCGCGTATGATGGACTGCCAGAGATAA